A genome region from Deltaproteobacteria bacterium includes the following:
- a CDS encoding TonB-dependent receptor: MTAPALPTTAHEKALAVNLAPRRYGTFAEIGAGQEVVRWFFRAGGAAGTIAKSISAYDMTVSDAIYGPCPRYVCRERLDAMLDYEYRLTLERLAPKRGVDTAFFSFADTVTARSFGGAGECHGWMGIQFQAAPGDEPSRVILHVRMLDPEAAQQQEALGIVGVNLVYGACFLHQDPERLLHSLLDALSPQRIEIDMIELSGARFRGVDNRVMSLRLVQLGLSGAAAFSADGSVVQPSELLHGRASLVLRGSFRPVMRVHVDMLRCALARFRRDLAGEEPIVLLEMTMRNLLADGELDLRDFLDRADALAAIGHTVLISNDSEYFRLAAFLARYTRKRIGLVMGGNLLADLFDERWYENLEGGALEAFGRLFRNGLRIYVYPFRDAAGRLTSAERVDLDGSFRLLHGYLLERGWITGLDGQDTSAARFHSREVFEAIRKGEEGWDEAVPEAVARRIRERGLFGWRRHRRPS, translated from the coding sequence GTGACCGCACCTGCCCTGCCCACGACCGCGCACGAGAAGGCCCTCGCGGTCAACCTCGCCCCGCGACGCTATGGCACCTTTGCGGAGATCGGCGCCGGGCAGGAAGTGGTGCGCTGGTTCTTTCGCGCCGGCGGCGCCGCCGGGACGATCGCGAAGAGCATCTCCGCCTACGACATGACCGTCAGCGACGCGATCTACGGCCCCTGTCCACGCTATGTCTGCCGCGAGCGCCTCGATGCGATGCTCGACTACGAGTACCGGCTCACCCTCGAACGGCTCGCACCCAAACGTGGCGTCGACACCGCGTTCTTCTCGTTCGCGGATACGGTGACCGCACGGAGCTTCGGCGGCGCCGGCGAGTGCCACGGCTGGATGGGGATCCAGTTCCAGGCGGCACCCGGCGACGAACCGAGCCGGGTGATCCTCCACGTGCGGATGCTCGACCCGGAAGCTGCGCAGCAGCAGGAAGCGCTCGGGATCGTGGGCGTGAACCTCGTCTACGGCGCATGCTTCCTGCACCAGGATCCGGAGCGGCTCCTCCACTCCCTCCTCGACGCCCTGTCCCCGCAGCGCATCGAGATCGACATGATCGAGCTCTCGGGCGCACGCTTCCGCGGCGTCGACAATCGCGTAATGAGCCTGCGCCTCGTCCAGCTCGGGCTTTCCGGCGCTGCGGCGTTCTCGGCCGACGGCAGCGTGGTGCAGCCCTCCGAGTTGCTCCACGGCCGCGCATCGCTCGTCCTGCGGGGAAGCTTTCGCCCGGTCATGCGGGTTCACGTCGACATGCTCCGCTGCGCGCTCGCGCGCTTCCGGAGGGACCTCGCCGGCGAAGAGCCGATCGTTCTCCTCGAAATGACGATGCGCAACCTCCTTGCCGACGGCGAGCTGGACCTGCGCGACTTCCTCGACCGCGCCGACGCCCTGGCCGCGATCGGCCACACCGTCCTGATCTCCAACGACTCGGAGTACTTCCGGCTTGCTGCGTTCCTCGCCCGCTACACGCGGAAGCGGATCGGCCTCGTGATGGGTGGAAACCTGCTGGCGGACCTCTTCGACGAGCGCTGGTACGAGAACCTGGAGGGCGGTGCGCTCGAGGCTTTCGGACGGCTCTTCCGCAACGGTCTTCGCATCTACGTGTATCCGTTCCGCGACGCAGCCGGCCGTCTCACGAGCGCGGAGCGTGTCGACCTCGACGGATCGTTCCGCCTCCTGCACGGCTATCTCCTCGAGCGCGGCTGGATCACCGGCCTCGACGGCCAGGACACCTCGGCCGCACGCTTCCATTCGCGCGAGGTGTTCGAGGCGATCCGCAAGGGCGAGGAAGGTTGGGACGAAGCCGTTCCGGAAGCGGTCGCGCGGCGCATCCGCGAGCGAGGGCTCTTCGGCTGGCGCCGCCACAGGCGACCCTCGTGA
- a CDS encoding FMN-binding glutamate synthase family protein, whose product MPATLADWLALLSFGVLLAMFAGPPLFLVLLWSRDRRQQQHAVLRAFPLLGRLRYLLEHIGPELRQYLFDADAAGKPFSRNEFLSVVFAAKYLKTLISFGSKRDFEAPGWYLRNAFFPSLAGDLAVASRPALETNRYEIAHEGLFHRRETLGPARVAPWTLDDAHALTLGSGLAAPWIVRGLVGVSGMSYGALGGHAIRAIAEGVAMATGSWINTGEGGLSEHHLAGGGDVIFQIGPGCFGVRSADGRFDWDGLRRKGDLAQVRGFELKLHQGAKIRGGHLEGAKVTEEIARLRGVEPWKPVDSPNRFPFLADVDALLDHVARMREATGKPVGVKVVIGGPGSADALADAMARRGDGPDWITVDGGEGGSGATYQEMADSMGLPVRSGIVVLDDALRRAGVRDRVRVIASGRLFSADRAAIALALGADMVNVARGFMIAVGCIQAQRCHTNQCPAGVATTDPDRMRALVVDEKKWRAMNFVITLRAGLASLAAAAGLSSPTRFERRHAVYRDAEGRVHSGDVLHPHPERESVAVGLGNRERVAARLRVSPGSPTRS is encoded by the coding sequence ATGCCGGCGACGCTCGCTGACTGGCTCGCCCTCCTCTCCTTCGGCGTACTTCTCGCGATGTTCGCGGGCCCACCGCTCTTCCTCGTCCTGCTCTGGTCGAGGGATCGACGGCAGCAACAGCACGCGGTGTTGCGCGCGTTCCCGCTGCTCGGGAGGCTTCGCTACCTGCTCGAGCACATCGGCCCGGAGCTGCGTCAATACCTCTTCGACGCGGACGCCGCGGGCAAGCCGTTCTCGCGGAACGAGTTCCTCTCGGTCGTGTTCGCCGCGAAGTACCTGAAGACCCTGATCTCCTTCGGCAGCAAGCGCGACTTCGAGGCGCCGGGCTGGTATCTGCGCAACGCGTTCTTTCCAAGTCTTGCTGGCGACCTCGCCGTCGCGAGCCGACCCGCACTCGAGACGAACCGCTACGAGATTGCGCACGAGGGCCTCTTCCACCGCCGCGAGACACTCGGCCCCGCGCGGGTTGCGCCGTGGACGCTCGACGACGCACACGCGCTCACGCTCGGCTCTGGACTCGCCGCACCGTGGATCGTGCGTGGACTGGTGGGCGTCTCCGGCATGTCGTACGGCGCGCTCGGTGGCCATGCGATCCGCGCCATCGCCGAGGGCGTCGCGATGGCGACCGGGAGCTGGATCAACACCGGCGAAGGTGGGCTCTCCGAGCATCACCTGGCAGGTGGCGGTGACGTGATCTTCCAGATCGGACCGGGCTGCTTCGGCGTTCGCAGCGCGGACGGCCGCTTCGACTGGGACGGTCTGCGCCGGAAGGGCGACCTCGCGCAGGTACGCGGCTTCGAGTTGAAGCTGCACCAGGGCGCGAAGATCCGCGGCGGCCACCTGGAGGGTGCCAAGGTGACCGAGGAGATCGCGCGGCTCCGCGGCGTCGAGCCCTGGAAACCGGTCGACTCGCCGAACCGCTTCCCGTTCCTCGCCGACGTGGACGCACTCCTCGACCACGTCGCCCGGATGCGCGAGGCGACGGGCAAGCCCGTCGGCGTCAAGGTCGTGATCGGCGGCCCGGGCTCCGCCGACGCACTCGCCGACGCGATGGCGCGTCGCGGCGACGGACCCGACTGGATCACCGTCGATGGCGGAGAAGGGGGCTCGGGTGCGACCTACCAGGAGATGGCCGACAGCATGGGACTCCCCGTGCGCTCGGGAATCGTGGTCCTCGACGACGCCCTTCGCCGCGCAGGCGTGCGCGATCGGGTACGCGTGATCGCCTCGGGCCGGCTCTTCTCGGCGGATCGCGCCGCGATCGCCCTTGCCCTCGGCGCCGACATGGTGAACGTGGCGCGCGGGTTCATGATCGCGGTCGGTTGCATCCAGGCGCAGCGATGCCACACGAACCAGTGCCCGGCCGGTGTCGCGACGACGGATCCCGACCGCATGCGCGCCTTGGTCGTCGACGAGAAGAAGTGGCGCGCGATGAACTTCGTGATCACGCTGCGTGCGGGCCTTGCCTCGCTGGCTGCGGCCGCGGGCTTGTCCTCGCCCACCCGCTTCGAACGCCGCCACGCCGTCTACCGCGATGCGGAGGGCCGCGTCCATTCGGGCGATGTCCTCCATCCGCATCCCGAGCGCGAATCGGTCGCGGTCGGTCTCGGCAATCGCGAGCGGGTCGCCGCGCGGCTCCGCGTCTCGCCTGGCTCGCCGACCCGATCGTGA